A region from the Schistocerca serialis cubense isolate TAMUIC-IGC-003099 chromosome 1, iqSchSeri2.2, whole genome shotgun sequence genome encodes:
- the LOC126428053 gene encoding piggyBac transposable element-derived protein 4-like codes for MFEFSVAVTNRYAKQKIASQQLSHNTGLMEWKETNTAEIKCFCGIIIWVGLIKFPNLALYWSKSMLYSNKVSSIMSHNWFEILLKLFHTSKNETTLEGDKLHKVQPLLDLIVPKFKDTICPSFRRRPSFWKYVPNIRHRYGVKVSQLCLPHGCTWNLKVRAGKEQTTGVCVPQKVVMESLDPFLHNGRILYCDNWKNRKDNPQTVISAKLKKGQTARSQSKTKPSIIKWKDKSGALIISTKHNDNMVPVKCKNDVEVLEPKAVVDYNATKLFIDVSNQVSSAYS; via the exons ATGTTTGAGTTTTCTGTGGCTGTAACAAATCgatatgcaaaacaaaaaattGCTTCTCAACAGCTCAGTCACAATACCGGGctaatggaatggaaagaaacaaaTACAGCAGAGATAAAATGTTTCTGTGGCATTATAATATGGGTGGGCTTGATAAAATTTCCAAATTTAGCTTTATATTGGAGCAAGTCGATGCTTTACTCTAACAAGGTTAGCTCCATTATGTCACATAATTGGTTTGAAATACTCCTCAAATTATTTCATACTTCTAAGAATGAAACTACACTTGAAGGGGATAAACTCCACAAAGTCCAACCTCTCTTAGACCTGATAGTACCAAAATTCAAGGACACAATTTGTCCTTCATTCAGAAGACGTCCATCATTTTGGAAATATGTACCCAACATAAGGCATAGGTATGGGGTAAAAGTCTCCCAACTTTGCCTTCCACATGGCTGTACATGGAACCTCAAAGTCCGTGCTGGGAAAGAACAAACTACAGGTGTTTGTGTTCCACAAAAAGTAGTTATGGAGTCACTGGACCCTTTTTTGCACAATGGGAGGATACTGTATTGTGACAATTG GAAGAACAGAAAAGATAACCCACAAACTGTAATATCTGCAAAACTGAAAAAAGGGCAAACAGCACGTTCACAGAGCAAAACAAAACCCTCCATAATCAAATGGAAGGATAAATCGGGTGCTTTGATTATTTCTACCAAACATAACGATAATATGGTGCctgtaaaatgtaaaaatgatgTGGAAGTTTTGGAACCCAAAGCAGTCGTGGACTACAATGCCACCAAGTTATTTATTGATGTATCCAATCAGGTGAGCTCAGCATACAGTTAA